In Gracilibacillus salitolerans, the sequence GTGTTTCTCCTGTTTTTGACATGGATACAGTAATATCTACTTTGGGTCAATCCTCAAATTCCTCAATGTCAATAGCTTGCTTTTTCTTTTTATCGTTTACTAAGCGGTGAAGATGAATCGTCATCAATCCTTGTCTTAAAGCAGCCGTAATGCGGTCTTGTCGTACTGGAAAGGGTAAGTCAATTTTTCTGGAGAATTCTCCATGCAAAATCTCCTGTTTTATTAATTTCCCCGACTGTTTTACAGGGAATAGGGTTCCCTTTAATTCTAATACATCATAGTCAACAAATACCTTCACTTGTTTACGATCTTTTATTCCGGGCAAATTAACATAAACAATTATTTCATTGTCCAATTCGTACATATTAACGGCTGGAATTGGCGGTTTAATTATATGTTCAAAGTCATCCCAGAAGTTGCCACCGAAGAATTGATCTAAGTTATTTTTCCAATCATGCATATCTTGAAATGGATCCAAAACTATCTCTCCCTTTTCTCTTTTTGCTGTGGTAAAATGGTTTCGCTATGATATAAGATATGACTTTTAAAAATCGTTGTGCATAAGCGGAGGTGCATTAAAAATGCTTGAAAATGCGTTTATGATGATTATTATTATCATGACTATAAATATCGTCTATGTATCTTTATCTACATTAAGAGTAATTCTAACGTTAAAAGGTAGAAGATATATTGCAGGAACAATCGGTACGTTTGAAATTGTTATTTATACACTCGGTCTTGGTCTCGTGCTAGATAACTTAGGAGAGATCCAGAACTTGGTTGCTTATGGATTAGGTTATGGACTTGGAGTTGTCATTGGCTCGAAGATTGAAGAAAAATTAGCATTAGGCTATATCACTGTGAATGTGATTTCTTCTGATCCGGATATTACCTTTACGAAGCAATTAAGGGACAAAGGTTACGGAGTGACAAGTTGGTATGCGTACGGTATGGAGGGGGACCGGTTGTCGATGCAAATTCTGTCCCCGAGAAAATATGAAATACATTTATACGAAACAATTAAATCTATTGACCCAAAAGCCTTTATTATTGCCTATGAACCAAAACAGATTCATGGAGGGTTCTGGGTAAAACAAGTGAAGAAAGGGAGGATTCGCAAAAGTGTCCAAAAAGCAGAAGAACAGCAGCAACAAGAAGCAAACCAAGAAGAAGTTCGAAGTGATGGAGAATGAAACGATTGATGATTGCTTAGCAAGAATTAAACAGGAAGGGTATCAGCCAACAAGGCGTGTGGAAGAACCAGTTTTCATAGAAGAAAATGGGCAACCTGTACTCAACGGCAGAAAAATTGTATTTGATGCAAAATTAGTAAAACACGAACATTAAGAGACTCTGATATTTGTCTAACGTTCGTATGATTCTGTACTTTTTTTACTTTCTTATGATAATAATCAATCTCTTGTGAATAATAATTTTGAATGTATTCATCTATTTAAAGGAGGATGATTATGAATCGTATTAGATGGGGGATAGCTGGTGTTTTTCTTTTAGTAGCAATAACGGCTTTGAGTTACACAGGTATTCTTACTTCTGCAGACGCAAATTCAGTAAGTGCAGTTGAAACGAGAACGTTCAATGAGCATTACAAGCAAGAGGATGCACCGGTGTTTTTTAATAAGAAAGGTGAAAAGGAAGAAGATGTTGAAACGAAATTAAAGGAGCAAGCAAATCAAATTATTGAATTATTAGCAGACCAAAATTTTGAAGAGCTTGCAACTTATGTACATGAGGAGAAAGGGCTCTTGTATTCTCCATATGTTAATGTGAGTGAGAGTGATCTCGTATTTGACCCAAGTGAAGTAGCTGCATTTAAGGAAGATACGGAAGAGTATGTCTGGGGGGTGGAAGATGGAAGTGGATTTCCAATTGAGCTAACCCCAGTCGAATACCATGAAGAGTATGTCTATCAAGCTGATTACCTTAATCCGGATGAGATAACGTTTGATAAAACTGATAGTCGAGGAAACATGATCAACAATATTAAAGAATTCTTTCCAGAATCACATCATGTAGAATTTTATAAAGAGGGTCAAGAAGAATTAGACTGGAGCAGTTTGAATGTAGTTTTTGAATCAAACGAACAAGGGGAATGGAAACTTGTTGCATTGGTGAATGATCAATGGACGATATAAAAAAACTGGAGCTTGCATGGCCAAATTGGTCTGCAAGCTCCAGTTTATTAGTTTCTAATTTCTTTGTTTTTTATTGATGAGGGACAAACTTGACACTGTCGCCTATCTAGATATGTTAAACATGTCAATTCGCCAAAAACCGAACGTTGATATAAACTCTTATTTTAATGTTCGATTTTTTGTTGACAGGATTCGAGTCCTCTTGTTATCATAACAGTGTAGTAAAAAAATCTAACATAATAACTGCCTCATATAATTTGAGAATATGGCTCAAAAGTATCTACCCATCGCCGTAAATGATGGACTATGAGGGAAGATGACCGATGATTTTATCGAGAAAAATCATCAGGATAGTTATGGAAATCACCACCTATTCATCTTCTCTCCTGATAGAGAAGATGAATAGGTTTTTTGTATCATTTTATTATTAATTAACTACCTTGAACACCCGCAGTAGATAACAACTGCGAAGTTGTGAAAATTTGCCTTGGTGTAGCTTCCTTCCATTCTGATTAATGATGAGTGCTTAGAAACGCTCCGGCAAAATACTGCGCTTTCCGTAGCGACGATCACGCACTCATCAATAAAGAATGGAAGAAAGTGAATCTAAAAAGTATAACTTTGCAGTTTATGTTAATTATGAGATTCAAGTAGATATTATATAGAAGGAAGTGGGGAAATTATGGCACTTGTTGGTGTTATCATGGGAAGTATATCTGATTGGGAAACGATGAAGCATACGTGTGAAGCATTGGAAGAACTCGGAATCAGTTATGAAAAAGAAGTCATCTCCGCACACAGAACTCCGGAAGACATGTTTGAATATGCCGAAACAGCACGAGACAGAGGTCTAAAAGTAATCATCGCAGGAGCAGGCGGAGCAGCCCACTTACCAGGCATGGTTGCCTCAAAGACCACCCTGCCAGTCATTGGCGTGCCTGTTAAAACAAGCACACTCAGCGGTGTCGATTCACTTTACTCCATCGTACAAATGCCAGGCGGCGTACCAGTCGCAACCGTCGCAATTGGCAAAGCAGGAGCCAAAAACGCAGGCATCCTCGCAGCACAAATCATTGGCACAAGCGATTCAAAAACAGCAGCACGACTAGCCAACCATCAAAACCAACTAAAAGAAAAAGTAGCAGAAATGAGGGACAATCTTGCAGACCAATAAACTATTATTCGGCTCTACTATCGGGATCATAGGCGGTGGACAGCTAGGACGAATGATGACTACGGTAGCCAAACATATGGGGTATCGTGTCATCGTACTCGATCCAACTCCAGATTGCCCGACAGCACAAGTGGCGGATGAGCAAATCGTCGCTGCATATGACGATTTAGCAGCAGTTAAACAGCTTGCAGAGAAAAGTGATGTGGTGACATACGAATTTGAAAATGTCGATTTAACAGCAGCACAAATTCTCGAAGAGGCAGGCATTCTGCCGCAAGGTGCCAACTCACTGAAAGTTACGCAGGATCGTGAATTAGAGAAAAAAGCAATGGTGGATAGTAAGCAGCCAGTAGCAGATTTTGCGATCGTGACAACAACTGAAGAATTACAAGCAGCAACTGAGAAAATCGGTTATCCTTCCGTTGCCAAAACATGCCGTGGAGGTTATGACGGCAAGGGGCAAGTTAAGCTATCAAATGACGCTGATATCGAAGCAGCAGTTGAGATGCTTCAACAAACAGATCGCTTAATCGTGGAAAAATGGGTACCTTTCGACAAGGAAATCTCGATTGTTTTCACAAGATCAGAGTCAGGAGAGATCACTTATTTTCCGATAGCAGAAAATATACACCGTGATCATATTCTCCACGCTACGATTGCACCAGCGCTGGTTTCTGAACGAATTGGAGAACAAGCCCGTCAAGCGGCAAAAGCAATCGCAGAAACAATTGGTGTTGTCGGAACTTTCGCAATCGAAATGTTCGTATGTGGTGAAGATATTTTAATTAACGAATTGGCACCACGGCCGCATAATTCAGGACATTTTACAATCGAAGCATGTGATGTCTCGCAATTTGAGCAGCATATCCGGGCGATCTGCGGATTACCACTAATTCCGATCCATTCTCATGGTGGAGCAGTAATGGTTAACTTACTTGGAAAAGACGTAGAACCTTTTTTCAGTCAGTTAGATGCTAACCCTAATGCACACATTCATATGTACGGAAAAATAGAAAACAAGCCATTGCGTAAAATGGGACATGTAACATTTATTGGGGACAATCCTTTAATCATATATAATGAACTAGTGGAAAAAAAGATAATCGAAAACTAGGAGGAAACACTTATGATCGAACGTTATACAAGAGAAGAAATGGGAAAAATCTGGACAGACGAGAATCGCTTTAACGCATGGCTTGAGGTTGAAATTTTAGCCTGTGAGGCATGGAGTGAATTAGGGATCATTCCAAAAGAAGATGTAAAAGAAATTAGAGAAAATGCATCTTTTAATATAGAACGTATTTTTGAAATTGAACAAGACACTCGTCATGATGTGGTAGCTTTCACACGTGCTGTCTCTGAAACATTAGGCAATGAGAAAAAATGGGTACACTACGGCCTTACTTCAACAGACGTTGTCGATACGGCACTTTCATATATATTAAAACAAGCGAATCAAATTATCCGTCGTGATATTGTGAACTTTATTGAGATTTTAAAAGAAAAAGCAATCGAGCATAAAAATACAGTTATGATGGGGCGTACACATGGTGTTCATGCTGAGCCGACAACTTTCGGATTGAAATTGGCATTATGGTATGAAGAAATGAAACGTAACCTTGAACGCTTTGATGCTGCTGCAAAAGTAATTGAAACAGGGAAACTGTCAGGTGCAGTTGGGACCTATGCGAATATCGATCCATTTGTTGAAAAATATGTGTGTGAACAATTAGGACTGCAGCCAGCACCAGTATCTACCCAAACCTTACAGCGTGATCGTCATGCGCAATATTTATCAGCACTGGCATTAGTCGCAAGCTCAATCGAAAAGTTTGCAACCGAAATACGTGGCTTGCAAAAAACAGAAACAAGAGAAGTGGAAGAATTTTTTGCGAAAG encodes:
- a CDS encoding Hsp20/alpha crystallin family protein, encoding MDPFQDMHDWKNNLDQFFGGNFWDDFEHIIKPPIPAVNMYELDNEIIVYVNLPGIKDRKQVKVFVDYDVLELKGTLFPVKQSGKLIKQEILHGEFSRKIDLPFPVRQDRITAALRQGLMTIHLHRLVNDKKKKQAIDIEEFED
- a CDS encoding DUF2179 domain-containing protein, with the translated sequence MLENAFMMIIIIMTINIVYVSLSTLRVILTLKGRRYIAGTIGTFEIVIYTLGLGLVLDNLGEIQNLVAYGLGYGLGVVIGSKIEEKLALGYITVNVISSDPDITFTKQLRDKGYGVTSWYAYGMEGDRLSMQILSPRKYEIHLYETIKSIDPKAFIIAYEPKQIHGGFWVKQVKKGRIRKSVQKAEEQQQQEANQEEVRSDGE
- a CDS encoding NETI motif-containing protein; translation: MENETIDDCLARIKQEGYQPTRRVEEPVFIEENGQPVLNGRKIVFDAKLVKHEH
- the purE gene encoding 5-(carboxyamino)imidazole ribonucleotide mutase, which encodes MALVGVIMGSISDWETMKHTCEALEELGISYEKEVISAHRTPEDMFEYAETARDRGLKVIIAGAGGAAHLPGMVASKTTLPVIGVPVKTSTLSGVDSLYSIVQMPGGVPVATVAIGKAGAKNAGILAAQIIGTSDSKTAARLANHQNQLKEKVAEMRDNLADQ
- the purK gene encoding 5-(carboxyamino)imidazole ribonucleotide synthase, which gives rise to MQTNKLLFGSTIGIIGGGQLGRMMTTVAKHMGYRVIVLDPTPDCPTAQVADEQIVAAYDDLAAVKQLAEKSDVVTYEFENVDLTAAQILEEAGILPQGANSLKVTQDRELEKKAMVDSKQPVADFAIVTTTEELQAATEKIGYPSVAKTCRGGYDGKGQVKLSNDADIEAAVEMLQQTDRLIVEKWVPFDKEISIVFTRSESGEITYFPIAENIHRDHILHATIAPALVSERIGEQARQAAKAIAETIGVVGTFAIEMFVCGEDILINELAPRPHNSGHFTIEACDVSQFEQHIRAICGLPLIPIHSHGGAVMVNLLGKDVEPFFSQLDANPNAHIHMYGKIENKPLRKMGHVTFIGDNPLIIYNELVEKKIIEN
- the purB gene encoding adenylosuccinate lyase, producing the protein MIERYTREEMGKIWTDENRFNAWLEVEILACEAWSELGIIPKEDVKEIRENASFNIERIFEIEQDTRHDVVAFTRAVSETLGNEKKWVHYGLTSTDVVDTALSYILKQANQIIRRDIVNFIEILKEKAIEHKNTVMMGRTHGVHAEPTTFGLKLALWYEEMKRNLERFDAAAKVIETGKLSGAVGTYANIDPFVEKYVCEQLGLQPAPVSTQTLQRDRHAQYLSALALVASSIEKFATEIRGLQKTETREVEEFFAKGQKGSSAMPHKRNPIGSENMTGMARVIRGYMMTSYENVSLWHERDISHSSAERVILPDATIALNYMLNRFGNIVKNLTVFPENMKRNIDRTYGVIFSQRVLLSLIDQGMSREEAYDMVQPNAMKAWETATPFRQLIEQEERITNTLSKEQLDDCFDYTYHLKNVDQIFKKIGLA